From one Larimichthys crocea isolate SSNF chromosome XVIII, L_crocea_2.0, whole genome shotgun sequence genomic stretch:
- the fgf9 gene encoding fibroblast growth factor 4A isoform X1, with protein MCFTMSSSSLLLMLLLVLGVCDRAAGAKKQESVVPPEDHGSRLRGLWKLHMRDAMLKGKGSSPHPIREGVKQQLLYCRVGIGYHLQILANGSVGGVHKPTENCWLKVFAMKHGVVGIKGVKSGLYLCMSGEGLTYGAEKFSDDCLLKENLEENHYTTYSSLSHPGVYLALSHKGELRKGNSVGRHQSCTHFLPRRTP; from the exons ATGTGTTTCACGATGAGTTCTTCCTCGCTGCtcctgatgctgctgctggttctcgGTGTTTGTGATCGAGCGGCAGGAGCAAAGAAACAAGAATCTGTGGTTCCACCTGAAGACCACGGATCTCGACTTCGAGGCCTCTGGAAGCTTCACATGAGGGACGCCATGCTGAAAGGAAAAG GGTCTAGCCCTCATCCAATCAGAGAGGGggtcaaacagcagctgctctaCTGCCGCGTTGGGATTGGCTACCATCTCCAGATTCTGGCCAACGGCTCCGTGGGAGGCGTCCACAAACCAACGGAGAACT GTTGGTTGAAGGTGTTCGCCATGAAACATGGCGTGGTGGGAATCAAAGGAGTCAAGAGTGGCTTGTACCTCTGTATGAGCGGAGAAGGACTGACATACGGAGCG GAGAAGTTCTCAGACGACTGCTTGTTGAAGGAGAACCTGGAGGAGAACCACTACACCACCTACTCCTCTCTGTCGCACCCAGGCGTCTATCTGGCTCTTTCCCACAAAGGGGAGCTGAGAAAGGGGAACAGCGTGGGACGCCACCAGTCCTGCACCCACTTCCTACCTCGGAGGACACCGTGA
- the fgf9 gene encoding fibroblast growth factor 4A isoform X2, with protein sequence MRDAMLKGKGSSPHPIREGVKQQLLYCRVGIGYHLQILANGSVGGVHKPTENCWLKVFAMKHGVVGIKGVKSGLYLCMSGEGLTYGAEKFSDDCLLKENLEENHYTTYSSLSHPGVYLALSHKGELRKGNSVGRHQSCTHFLPRRTP encoded by the exons ATGAGGGACGCCATGCTGAAAGGAAAAG GGTCTAGCCCTCATCCAATCAGAGAGGGggtcaaacagcagctgctctaCTGCCGCGTTGGGATTGGCTACCATCTCCAGATTCTGGCCAACGGCTCCGTGGGAGGCGTCCACAAACCAACGGAGAACT GTTGGTTGAAGGTGTTCGCCATGAAACATGGCGTGGTGGGAATCAAAGGAGTCAAGAGTGGCTTGTACCTCTGTATGAGCGGAGAAGGACTGACATACGGAGCG GAGAAGTTCTCAGACGACTGCTTGTTGAAGGAGAACCTGGAGGAGAACCACTACACCACCTACTCCTCTCTGTCGCACCCAGGCGTCTATCTGGCTCTTTCCCACAAAGGGGAGCTGAGAAAGGGGAACAGCGTGGGACGCCACCAGTCCTGCACCCACTTCCTACCTCGGAGGACACCGTGA